From Verrucomicrobiia bacterium, the proteins below share one genomic window:
- a CDS encoding MoxR family ATPase, with the protein MMEHPFAWQELLARARAEIQKVIIGQDQVIDHALIAILTGQHALVEGVPGVAKTLLVRTLAAVLHCQFARIQFTPDLMPSDITGTNVFNLQRNEFTLIKGPVFTDFLLADEINRAPAKTQAALLQAMQERAVTIDRETHPLSPDFTVFATQNPIEYEGTYPLPEAQKDRFMLKIIMPCPGRDEELTLARRMLQNDAPESVLARGAVQPVIGPHDLQKLRAVLATITLRDELVSYLLDLVRATRDHEALLAGAGPRATQSLLLASRAAAALAGRDFVTPDDIKALAIPILEHRLVLRPEFEIEGLSVREVIERILQETPVPR; encoded by the coding sequence ATGATGGAACATCCCTTCGCCTGGCAGGAACTCCTGGCGCGCGCCCGCGCCGAAATCCAAAAAGTCATCATCGGTCAGGACCAGGTCATTGACCACGCCCTGATCGCCATCCTCACCGGCCAACACGCCCTCGTCGAGGGCGTCCCCGGCGTCGCCAAAACCCTCCTCGTCCGCACCCTCGCCGCCGTCCTCCATTGCCAGTTCGCCCGCATCCAGTTCACCCCGGACTTGATGCCCTCCGACATCACCGGCACCAACGTCTTCAACCTCCAGCGCAACGAGTTCACCCTCATCAAAGGCCCCGTCTTCACCGATTTCCTGCTCGCCGACGAAATCAACCGCGCCCCCGCCAAAACCCAGGCCGCCCTCCTCCAGGCCATGCAGGAACGGGCCGTCACCATCGACCGCGAAACCCACCCCCTCTCCCCGGATTTCACCGTCTTCGCCACCCAAAACCCCATCGAGTACGAGGGCACCTACCCGCTCCCCGAAGCCCAAAAGGACCGCTTCATGCTCAAAATCATCATGCCCTGCCCCGGCCGCGACGAGGAATTAACCCTCGCCCGCCGCATGTTGCAAAACGATGCCCCGGAAAGCGTCCTCGCCCGCGGTGCCGTCCAGCCCGTCATCGGCCCCCATGACCTGCAAAAGCTCCGCGCCGTCCTCGCCACCATCACCCTCCGCGACGAACTGGTTTCCTACCTGTTGGATTTAGTCCGGGCCACCCGCGACCACGAAGCCCTCCTCGCCGGCGCCGGCCCCCGCGCCACCCAAAGCCTCCTCCTCGCCAGCCGCGCCGCCGCCGCCCTGGCCGGACGCGACTTCGTCACCCCGGACGACATCAAAGCCCTCGCCATCCCCATCCTCGAACACCGCCTCGTCCTCCGCCCCGAGTTTGAAATTGAAGGGCTCTCCGTCCGCGAAGTCATCGAACGCATCCTCCAGGAAACCCCCGTCCCCCGATGA
- a CDS encoding DUF58 domain-containing protein: MIVPAPRLLKTVALAGLPLSLLAAAAPHWTGLCLLAGLLLAVIFLLDAWRAPRAAHHLEILAPPLLRLAKDRPSPLQIRLRHAAPLPQRVRLALPWPPEILASPDEFSLLLPPGAAWSLARGTLRSPRRGRYTLDWAGLETDSPWGFWWVRRKQPLRLEIRVYPSLDRERSALSSLFLRRGISGVHAVRQVGKGREFELLREYLPGDSYEDIHWKATARRARPITKVYQIEKTQEIYVLLDASRLSGRPAARSLTTPADSPDPASLETAFERYVTAALVLGLAAEQQGDHFGFLSFSDKIERFVRARSGRHHYQTCRDALYTLMPQEVAPDFDEVATFLRLRLRRRALLIFLTSLEDPLLAESFSRHLDMLCRQHLLLVAMLQPPLARPLFSSPHVNHLDDLYLHLAGHLQWWKLQELERSLARRGVRLVMLPHEELSAGLVSQYLAIKRRQLL, encoded by the coding sequence ATGATCGTCCCCGCCCCGCGCCTGTTAAAAACCGTCGCCCTGGCCGGCCTGCCCTTGAGCCTCCTGGCCGCCGCCGCCCCCCATTGGACCGGCCTCTGCCTCCTGGCCGGCCTGCTCCTCGCCGTCATCTTCCTCCTCGACGCCTGGCGCGCCCCCCGTGCCGCGCACCACCTCGAAATCCTCGCCCCTCCCCTCCTCCGTCTCGCCAAAGACCGCCCCAGCCCCCTGCAAATCCGCCTGCGCCACGCCGCCCCGCTGCCCCAACGCGTCCGCCTGGCCCTCCCCTGGCCGCCAGAAATCCTCGCCTCTCCTGATGAGTTTTCCCTCCTCCTGCCCCCCGGCGCCGCCTGGTCCCTCGCCCGCGGCACCCTCCGCTCCCCACGCCGCGGACGTTACACCCTCGACTGGGCCGGCCTCGAAACCGATTCCCCCTGGGGCTTCTGGTGGGTCCGCCGCAAACAACCCCTCCGCCTCGAAATCCGCGTTTACCCCAGCCTCGACCGCGAACGCTCCGCCCTCTCCTCCCTCTTCCTCCGCCGCGGCATTAGCGGCGTCCATGCCGTCCGCCAGGTCGGCAAGGGACGCGAATTCGAGCTCCTGCGCGAATACCTCCCCGGCGACAGTTATGAGGACATCCACTGGAAAGCCACCGCCCGCCGCGCCCGCCCCATCACCAAGGTGTACCAAATCGAAAAAACTCAGGAAATCTACGTGCTCCTCGATGCCTCTCGCCTCAGCGGCCGCCCCGCCGCTCGCTCCCTCACCACCCCTGCCGATTCCCCGGACCCCGCCTCCCTCGAAACCGCCTTCGAGCGCTACGTCACCGCCGCCCTCGTCCTCGGCCTCGCCGCCGAGCAGCAAGGCGATCATTTCGGATTCCTCTCCTTCAGCGATAAAATTGAACGCTTCGTGCGCGCCCGCAGCGGACGCCATCATTACCAAACCTGCCGCGATGCCCTCTACACCCTCATGCCCCAGGAAGTTGCCCCAGATTTTGATGAAGTCGCCACCTTCCTCCGCCTCCGCCTCCGCCGCCGCGCCCTCTTAATCTTCCTGACCAGCTTGGAAGACCCCCTCCTGGCCGAGAGTTTCAGCCGCCATCTCGACATGCTCTGCCGCCAGCACCTCCTCCTCGTGGCCATGCTCCAGCCACCCCTCGCCCGCCCCCTCTTCAGCTCGCCCCACGTCAACCACCTGGACGACCTCTACCTCCATCTGGCCGGTCATCTGCAATGGTGGAAGCTGCAGGAATTGGAACGCTCCCTCGCCCGCCGCGGCGTCCGCCTCGTCATGCTGCCTCACGAGGAATTGAGCGCCGGCCTGGTCTCCCAGTACCTCGCCATCAAACGCCGCCAGTTGCTCTAA